A region from the Candidatus Bathyarchaeia archaeon genome encodes:
- a CDS encoding integrase, producing the protein MAGYSIEQLKRRVEEQARALGSLASSMEGEVRLGELVRRVEKPCEALSSLAAGGVSFEGFVLSWPETRELFLQYVEFKRYEPANARNMIGYLDRFVKTPIKEPLDVMRLFSPLTVGQRHHLNRAMRAWFKCLEINRPNGQFKEFLDSLRKAIPKDEVGIDIKVPEEEQIISDLKRIVSEPLNFQAEYNLLLDSGLRLVEVVRLLNNFPEAERLEGFYRCPVGFFRGSKQAYYCYMTEYTYQLIKKLNEKVSEIRLKRRHQLHKYTRAKYLRKFANDMMTSERLNIPESVADFIQGRVPKSIGAKHYMKLKRKADQYYPRYTQYVTELRQKAGIVLNFPLHQKV; encoded by the coding sequence ATGGCCGGATACAGCATAGAACAGTTGAAAAGACGGGTTGAGGAGCAAGCTAGGGCTTTGGGTTCTTTAGCTTCAAGCATGGAAGGCGAGGTTAGGCTTGGAGAGTTGGTGAGGCGTGTCGAAAAGCCTTGCGAAGCCTTAAGCTCTTTGGCTGCTGGTGGTGTTTCCTTTGAAGGCTTTGTTTTAAGTTGGCCTGAAACGAGGGAGTTGTTTCTGCAGTATGTAGAGTTTAAGCGTTATGAGCCTGCCAATGCAAGGAATATGATTGGCTATTTAGATAGGTTTGTTAAGACGCCTATAAAAGAGCCTTTAGATGTTATGCGACTGTTTTCGCCTTTAACTGTGGGGCAGAGACATCACTTGAACCGTGCTATGCGGGCCTGGTTTAAATGCCTAGAAATCAACCGTCCAAACGGACAGTTTAAAGAGTTTCTTGACAGCTTAAGGAAAGCTATTCCTAAAGATGAAGTGGGCATAGACATTAAAGTGCCAGAGGAAGAGCAGATAATTTCAGACTTGAAAAGGATAGTTTCTGAGCCTTTGAATTTTCAAGCAGAGTATAACCTACTTTTAGATTCTGGCTTGAGGCTTGTGGAAGTTGTTAGGCTTTTGAACAATTTTCCAGAGGCTGAACGGCTTGAAGGCTTCTACCGCTGCCCCGTTGGGTTTTTCAGAGGCTCGAAACAAGCGTATTACTGCTACATGACAGAATACACATACCAATTGATAAAGAAGCTGAACGAGAAAGTTTCAGAAATTAGGCTGAAAAGAAGGCATCAACTCCATAAATATACAAGGGCAAAGTATCTGAGGAAGTTTGCCAACGATATGATGACAAGTGAAAGGCTGAACATTCCGGAAAGTGTCGCTGACTTTATTCAGGGGCGAGTTCCGAAAAGCATTGGGGCTAAGCATTACATGAAGCTTAAACGAAAAGCAGACCAATACTACCCAAGATACACACAATACGTAACGGAACTAAGGCAAAAAGCAGGAATAGTATTAAACTTTCCCCTTCACCAGAAAGTTTAA
- a CDS encoding DEAD/DEAH box helicase family protein, which translates to MNELDTAEVRQSVMEALAKLDELKHSVDVLQAQIKSDFERKMELFRFSQVRKEFLQPFFEEPYVIIPKRANEWYVIAPKWLNFQIGWLERSTKSYNIFVVNRYVKWFSEIPASLEDKFKFAKPLPFKVYDGMLLTGKELQEEALRRYKHFITRREGEDRLRIKKGYEFKLIAQMIEDGTLPFMPTPVKEEDLRPWDGIKLRSYQEYAWNEFLNKGAIGVFWAFGSGKSLFGIYALARVKGRKLVVVPTLTLKEQWLERINKYIPQYRHEIEVVTYHAYDKVKNNEYTLVIWDETQHLPANTFVRMATLKTKYRMGFSGSPYREDGRENYIIALTGFPVGMSWEELIRLQVVRKPTFRVYILSDNREKIRKLSELLQIPVKTLIFCDWLDLGEKIAKTFNIPFVYGETKDRLEIIRESQACVVSRVGDEGVSLPGIERVIEVAFLYGSRMQESQRFGRIMHSAKEEPEHIILMTEEEFENYQKRLYAITERGFRIEFVR; encoded by the coding sequence TTGAACGAGCTTGACACGGCTGAGGTCCGCCAAAGCGTCATGGAAGCCCTAGCCAAGCTGGATGAGTTGAAGCATTCCGTTGATGTTTTGCAAGCTCAGATTAAAAGCGATTTTGAGCGGAAAATGGAGTTGTTCCGCTTCAGTCAAGTGCGAAAGGAGTTTTTACAACCTTTCTTTGAAGAGCCCTATGTGATTATCCCAAAAAGGGCTAATGAATGGTATGTTATTGCGCCTAAATGGCTGAATTTTCAGATTGGCTGGCTGGAACGCAGCACTAAAAGCTACAACATTTTTGTTGTGAACCGTTATGTTAAATGGTTCAGCGAAATACCTGCAAGCCTAGAAGACAAGTTCAAGTTCGCTAAGCCCTTGCCCTTCAAGGTCTATGACGGTATGCTGCTGACTGGTAAGGAACTGCAAGAGGAAGCCTTACGCCGATATAAACATTTTATTACGAGGCGTGAAGGCGAGGATAGATTACGCATAAAGAAGGGCTACGAGTTTAAGCTCATCGCCCAAATGATCGAAGACGGCACACTTCCATTCATGCCAACCCCGGTTAAAGAGGAAGACCTACGTCCTTGGGATGGCATAAAACTTAGAAGCTATCAAGAATACGCTTGGAACGAGTTCCTCAACAAAGGTGCCATAGGCGTTTTCTGGGCTTTTGGTAGCGGAAAAAGCCTTTTCGGGATATATGCCCTCGCAAGGGTTAAAGGCAGAAAGCTTGTTGTCGTGCCAACTTTGACGCTTAAGGAGCAGTGGCTGGAACGCATAAACAAATACATTCCGCAATACCGCCACGAAATAGAAGTTGTCACATACCACGCCTATGACAAAGTTAAAAACAACGAATACACCTTGGTAATCTGGGATGAAACACAACATCTTCCAGCTAACACTTTTGTTCGCATGGCTACATTAAAGACTAAATACCGCATGGGCTTCAGCGGCTCGCCATACCGTGAAGACGGCCGTGAAAACTACATCATCGCCTTGACAGGCTTTCCAGTGGGCATGAGCTGGGAAGAACTGATAAGGCTTCAGGTAGTGCGAAAACCAACCTTCCGAGTTTACATTTTAAGCGATAACCGTGAGAAAATACGGAAGCTCAGCGAGCTGCTACAAATCCCAGTTAAAACATTAATTTTCTGCGACTGGCTTGATTTGGGCGAGAAGATAGCCAAAACCTTCAACATACCCTTCGTTTACGGAGAAACAAAGGATAGGCTTGAAATTATCAGGGAAAGCCAAGCCTGCGTCGTCAGCCGTGTGGGCGATGAGGGCGTAAGCCTTCCAGGAATAGAACGAGTAATAGAAGTAGCCTTCCTTTATGGTAGCAGAATGCAGGAAAGCCAAAGATTTGGAAGGATAATGCACTCAGCCAAAGAAGAACCCGAACACATTATTCTGATGACTGAAGAGGAGTTTGAAAACTACCAGAAGAGGCTTTACGCCATAACCGAGCGAGGCTTCAGAATAGAATTTGTGAGATGA
- a CDS encoding DUF2190 family protein, which yields MADLTGKPWMAAGETDDPNAIIETFEAAANITKGYPVYLSADDKVSPSPGGDDAIGIALKTVSSGQPCPVLIRGRVKVTAAGAINRGKAVCSAANGKVTQLVDQAVNEGGSATYTIYYARKLGIALETASADGDLIFIYVDK from the coding sequence ATGGCTGATTTGACGGGTAAACCTTGGATGGCTGCTGGCGAAACAGACGACCCAAACGCTATAATCGAAACTTTTGAAGCAGCAGCCAACATAACAAAGGGCTATCCAGTCTACTTAAGCGCGGACGACAAGGTTTCCCCAAGCCCGGGTGGAGACGACGCCATAGGCATAGCCCTAAAAACCGTAAGCTCAGGGCAACCATGCCCTGTGCTCATCAGAGGCAGGGTTAAGGTTACGGCTGCCGGAGCTATAAACCGGGGAAAAGCTGTTTGCAGCGCAGCCAATGGAAAAGTAACACAGCTTGTTGACCAAGCGGTAAACGAGGGAGGCTCAGCAACATACACAATATACTATGCCAGAAAGCTTGGAATAGCCCTTGAAACCGCAAGTGCTGATGGAGACCTCATCTTCATTTACGTGGATAAGTGA
- a CDS encoding AbrB/MazE/SpoVT family DNA-binding domain-containing protein, with the protein MVEITVLTRASTKSNRSLRTTVPIGIVRQFNLAEGDRLIWELRAEEGKLVIVLRPEKQNAKSSMVT; encoded by the coding sequence ATGGTCGAAATAACTGTTCTAACCAGAGCCTCGACTAAAAGCAATAGATCGTTAAGAACCACTGTTCCAATCGGAATAGTCAGACAATTTAACCTCGCGGAAGGAGACAGATTAATCTGGGAGCTTCGAGCTGAAGAAGGCAAACTTGTAATAGTGTTGAGGCCCGAAAAACAAAACGCGAAAAGTTCTATGGTTACTTGA
- a CDS encoding phage major capsid protein — MKPKLFESLMQKDTEHKQIYEKLKEKAAAHPFFKHYCEVGVKEGLFSDMVSAIGRMHDTLVEAAYPELIGRNIINVRTTTEPLERFPLDEKAVAYLYAEGGTTRLSGKKHSTVDIQTNILAEASEEWTREFVEDATWNVMDNMVEKVGRALGEAETNKILSLYGNIANSDLAGGAPINGGGVALNWSGLLKLHHAVRSENWRPNVLVLHETQLHQLLNDDKFIHAQYLPSEETNIQQGIITSVLGMKVLASTLVPNGTAYAIDTRVAAVMLLRRDVTVEDWEDPKTGKYGVRATTRFGLGVLRSKAVAKMTNISTTL, encoded by the coding sequence ATGAAGCCAAAACTTTTTGAAAGCCTAATGCAGAAGGACACGGAACACAAGCAAATTTATGAAAAGCTCAAGGAAAAAGCTGCAGCCCATCCGTTTTTCAAACACTACTGCGAAGTGGGCGTTAAAGAAGGCTTGTTCAGCGACATGGTCAGCGCCATCGGGCGAATGCATGATACACTTGTTGAGGCTGCCTATCCAGAGCTTATAGGCAGAAACATAATCAACGTCCGCACAACCACAGAGCCGCTTGAACGGTTCCCGCTCGACGAGAAAGCAGTGGCTTACCTGTATGCTGAAGGCGGAACCACAAGGCTAAGCGGCAAGAAACATAGCACGGTTGACATTCAAACAAACATTTTGGCTGAAGCCAGCGAAGAATGGACCCGCGAGTTTGTTGAAGATGCAACATGGAATGTTATGGACAACATGGTTGAGAAAGTTGGCAGAGCCTTAGGCGAAGCGGAAACAAACAAAATACTCTCGCTTTATGGAAACATTGCAAACTCGGACTTGGCCGGCGGAGCACCAATAAACGGTGGAGGCGTAGCCCTAAACTGGTCTGGACTCCTTAAACTCCACCACGCTGTCCGAAGCGAAAACTGGCGACCAAACGTCCTAGTCCTACACGAAACACAACTTCACCAACTACTCAACGATGACAAGTTCATTCACGCCCAATACTTGCCCTCTGAAGAAACAAACATCCAACAAGGCATAATCACAAGCGTCTTAGGAATGAAAGTGCTAGCAAGCACTCTCGTGCCTAACGGAACAGCCTACGCCATAGACACCCGCGTGGCAGCAGTCATGCTTCTCCGCAGAGACGTAACCGTAGAAGACTGGGAAGACCCGAAAACTGGCAAGTATGGCGTTAGAGCCACAACACGCTTTGGCCTAGGCGTCTTACGCAGCAAAGCGGTCGCCAAAATGACCAACATAAGCACAACACTATAA
- a CDS encoding site-specific DNA-methyltransferase: MELKAKVNMLSKKHNITQSILLIDNIISPESLLKPFRGTVKITSVPNLSNYDTIAIYDAPTFLPFWFNKFKMWKYDFKYHIVVYFDPLNEFKANNLLVSHVGLLLLSKKFAPNKVRIPHQYCSFCKKPLKDWGGKTHLMHPEGSLISDVWKDMPLTYKDIVGRSCPPIVIKRLENMFGKVDIIKGEKEVLHNETQNIFEVNSFPAHMKNIVLEGDAIEVLKGFPSNSVDMIFIDPPYNLGKKYLNYEDERKDYVEWSLKWLNECFKILKPNGSLFLLNIPKWAHEILVELLPNYYLIRWIVWDETAEPRGKLIPAHYALLWLSKTSDVKTYPLKEDQDSMNYCLRIKCAKVRRSLGIRDKISVRDVRWDIHRIKHRHKRFKFHPVQLPERLLRFLIELTTRDGDIVLDPMVGTGTTVVVAKKLKRAFVGIDIDPTYVEIANKRLAGELEEILEEPSKNNLRDRKFGITKKWVQVEMEKFAKKFGRLPTIDEASLYLGVSKDKLSEIFPNWSKALKLAKLTLQTDLNRYAN, translated from the coding sequence TTGGAGTTAAAGGCGAAGGTCAATATGCTAAGCAAAAAACATAATATTACACAATCTATTCTACTAATAGATAACATCATATCCCCAGAAAGTCTCCTCAAACCTTTTAGAGGGACTGTTAAGATTACTAGTGTTCCTAATTTGAGCAACTATGACACGATTGCAATTTACGACGCTCCAACATTTTTGCCATTTTGGTTTAATAAATTCAAGATGTGGAAATATGATTTTAAGTATCATATCGTTGTATACTTTGATCCCTTAAATGAATTTAAGGCTAACAATTTGCTTGTATCGCATGTCGGCCTTTTGCTGCTGTCTAAAAAATTTGCGCCAAATAAAGTAAGAATACCTCATCAATACTGTTCATTTTGTAAAAAGCCCCTTAAAGATTGGGGAGGTAAAACTCATCTTATGCATCCTGAGGGATCTCTTATCTCTGATGTTTGGAAGGATATGCCTTTAACTTACAAGGATATAGTTGGAAGAAGTTGCCCGCCTATCGTGATTAAAAGATTAGAGAATATGTTTGGTAAAGTTGATATTATTAAAGGTGAAAAAGAAGTATTGCACAATGAAACTCAGAATATTTTTGAGGTAAACAGTTTTCCTGCACATATGAAGAATATAGTGTTGGAAGGCGATGCAATAGAGGTTTTGAAAGGATTTCCTTCAAACTCAGTTGACATGATCTTTATAGACCCCCCTTATAATTTGGGGAAAAAATATCTAAATTACGAAGATGAAAGAAAAGATTATGTCGAGTGGTCACTAAAATGGTTGAATGAGTGTTTTAAAATTTTGAAACCAAATGGTAGCTTGTTTCTTTTAAACATTCCGAAATGGGCACACGAAATCTTAGTTGAATTGCTTCCTAATTATTATTTAATTAGATGGATTGTTTGGGATGAAACTGCTGAACCTAGGGGAAAATTGATTCCTGCTCATTATGCACTGTTATGGCTTTCTAAAACTAGTGATGTTAAAACTTATCCATTGAAAGAGGACCAAGATTCCATGAATTATTGTTTAAGAATAAAATGCGCTAAAGTGAGAAGGAGTTTAGGGATAAGAGATAAGATAAGCGTGAGGGATGTAAGGTGGGACATCCACAGAATTAAACATCGCCATAAAAGGTTCAAGTTTCACCCAGTTCAGTTGCCGGAGAGGCTTTTACGTTTTTTGATTGAGTTAACTACTCGCGATGGGGATATAGTTTTAGATCCGATGGTGGGAACTGGAACAACGGTGGTTGTTGCAAAAAAATTAAAAAGAGCCTTTGTAGGCATCGACATTGACCCCACTTATGTAGAAATTGCAAACAAAAGGTTGGCGGGTGAGCTCGAAGAAATTTTAGAAGAACCAAGCAAAAATAATCTGAGAGATAGAAAATTTGGAATTACAAAAAAATGGGTGCAAGTTGAAATGGAGAAATTTGCCAAAAAATTTGGAAGACTTCCGACAATAGATGAAGCAAGTTTATATCTAGGAGTGAGTAAAGACAAGCTAAGTGAGATTTTTCCAAACTGGAGTAAAGCACTGAAACTTGCAAAATTGACGCTACAAACAGATCTGAACCGATATGCTAATTAG
- a CDS encoding type II toxin-antitoxin system death-on-curing family toxin — MTFEEILEIHNEILKNTGGEAGILFIGNLKLCVESPQRNEFGYEPCSTIYQKAASLLYEINKLHPFVDGNKRTAYSATSTFLDLNGFELKAEISEAVNLLLNIAKCSMNFDEVTNWLQNHIKKK, encoded by the coding sequence TTGACCTTTGAAGAAATATTAGAGATTCATAACGAAATTTTAAAAAACACAGGTGGCGAAGCTGGTATTTTATTCATTGGGAATCTCAAACTATGCGTAGAGTCTCCACAGCGTAACGAGTTTGGATACGAGCCTTGCTCAACCATTTATCAGAAAGCTGCTTCATTACTTTATGAAATTAATAAACTTCACCCATTTGTGGACGGTAACAAAAGAACAGCCTATAGTGCGACCTCTACGTTTCTCGATTTAAACGGTTTTGAGCTTAAAGCGGAGATATCTGAAGCAGTCAATCTTTTACTGAACATTGCCAAATGCAGTATGAATTTTGATGAAGTTACGAACTGGTTGCAAAATCACATTAAGAAAAAATAA
- a CDS encoding ribbon-helix-helix domain-containing protein codes for MKTLKISDDIHQKLTALLGELTAQTMKMQTYQDAIEALLTQSVIVPPELLREVEEFITKNKHKGYTRKEEFIRQAIRFFLKWESEEYEYIEIPKQKYDKLNKAVKQMNTPYYNAEEFIDDQVNKILDQYEKYLEESKAKLK; via the coding sequence ATGAAAACCCTAAAAATCTCAGACGATATTCACCAGAAGCTTACAGCCTTACTGGGCGAGTTAACAGCCCAAACAATGAAAATGCAAACCTACCAAGACGCCATAGAAGCCCTCCTAACCCAGTCAGTAATAGTTCCGCCTGAACTGCTCCGCGAAGTCGAAGAGTTCATAACCAAAAACAAACATAAAGGCTACACACGAAAAGAAGAGTTCATACGCCAAGCAATACGCTTCTTCCTAAAATGGGAATCAGAAGAATACGAATACATAGAAATCCCAAAACAAAAATACGACAAACTAAACAAAGCGGTAAAACAAATGAACACACCTTACTACAACGCAGAAGAGTTCATAGACGACCAAGTAAACAAAATCCTTGACCAATACGAAAAATACCTTGAAGAAAGCAAGGCAAAGTTAAAGTAA
- a CDS encoding ribbon-helix-helix protein, CopG family, translated as MARKHIVRVVLSPQQKELLDRICEKLGQSESETLRIAFLQYAEKLSLITERVHS; from the coding sequence GTGGCAAGAAAACATATTGTAAGGGTTGTTTTAAGCCCACAACAAAAAGAACTGCTCGACAGAATATGTGAAAAGCTGGGACAGAGCGAAAGCGAAACCCTACGCATAGCATTCCTACAATACGCAGAAAAACTAAGCCTAATAACGGAAAGAGTCCATAGTTGA
- a CDS encoding serine protease, whose translation MTRDERMELIRHIEDKTNSRLLVYITGDRRGLETKIAFDTFPFILQHLTQIGHQRKISLYLYSTGGITMAGYALVNLIREYCDSFDVIIPFKALSCATLVALGADRIILSKMAQLSPIDPSVQSPLGPLPKGIPPTYAPGPIPVSVEDVIGYLDLAKDQGLKSEESLVKVFEVLSKKVHPLILGQVFRTRQEIVFLAKKLLSYHMREEQKIEQITTTIYKGRFSHDYIIGRKEAKEIGLPVIEPDPDFEKDMIGLFLQYNNLLEMSTPYNPETILGSDEVSTGVFNRAIIESLDLTHVFRTIKEIRRIQIAPPQVPIPTIGYQEKILSESWIMDNSI comes from the coding sequence ATGACAAGAGATGAGCGAATGGAGCTTATCCGTCATATTGAGGATAAAACTAACTCTCGATTATTAGTATACATAACTGGAGACCGCAGGGGGCTTGAAACAAAAATAGCATTTGACACCTTCCCCTTCATCTTACAGCATCTAACTCAGATTGGACATCAAAGGAAAATATCTTTGTATTTATATAGCACTGGTGGAATTACTATGGCTGGATACGCGCTTGTCAACCTTATAAGAGAATATTGTGACTCATTTGATGTAATTATCCCGTTCAAGGCATTAAGTTGTGCAACGCTTGTTGCATTAGGGGCAGACAGAATAATATTGTCTAAAATGGCTCAATTAAGTCCCATCGACCCTTCCGTGCAATCACCTCTCGGACCATTACCTAAAGGAATCCCTCCAACATATGCGCCTGGGCCTATCCCTGTAAGCGTTGAAGACGTGATAGGCTATCTAGACTTAGCAAAGGACCAAGGTTTGAAAAGCGAAGAATCTTTAGTTAAAGTTTTTGAGGTGTTGTCCAAAAAGGTTCACCCACTTATATTAGGACAAGTGTTTAGGACTAGGCAAGAAATTGTTTTTCTTGCGAAGAAACTTTTAAGCTATCATATGCGGGAGGAACAGAAAATAGAACAGATAACTACCACCATATACAAAGGTAGGTTTTCACACGACTATATTATCGGACGAAAGGAGGCGAAAGAAATAGGTTTGCCCGTGATAGAGCCAGATCCGGATTTTGAGAAGGATATGATAGGCCTATTTTTACAATACAACAATTTACTTGAAATGAGCACTCCTTATAATCCTGAAACCATTTTAGGTTCCGATGAAGTATCTACAGGCGTCTTCAATAGAGCTATAATTGAATCGTTAGACCTTACTCACGTTTTTAGAACTATAAAGGAAATTAGAAGAATCCAGATAGCTCCGCCTCAAGTTCCCATTCCAACAATAGGGTATCAAGAAAAGATTTTGAGCGAAAGTTGGATTATGGACAATTCCATCTGA
- a CDS encoding DUF4406 domain-containing protein — MQRKKGLRIYVCGPYTAESEAQTIQNVMKAIDVGLALWKKGHYPYIPHLTHFVDLRAREKRIEMKWEDYIEWDRVWLEVCDALLFLGNSKGAIKELEYAKKLGKIIYYDIKDVPNIYEETGCLVHEP; from the coding sequence ATGCAAAGGAAAAAAGGCTTAAGGATTTATGTGTGCGGTCCATATACTGCTGAATCAGAGGCGCAAACAATTCAAAATGTAATGAAAGCCATAGACGTTGGATTAGCTTTATGGAAAAAAGGTCATTATCCCTATATCCCGCATTTAACTCATTTTGTAGACTTAAGGGCAAGAGAGAAACGTATTGAAATGAAATGGGAAGATTACATCGAATGGGATAGAGTTTGGCTTGAAGTTTGTGATGCCCTATTGTTTTTAGGTAATTCCAAGGGAGCTATTAAGGAACTCGAATATGCGAAAAAACTTGGTAAGATAATATATTATGACATCAAAGATGTTCCCAATATTTACGAAGAAACAGGATGTTTAGTGCATGAACCCTGA